One part of the Pseudomonas sp. MYb118 genome encodes these proteins:
- the cyoA gene encoding ubiquinol oxidase subunit II → MSKNRYPRLLGLVPLLGTLLLGGCNMTLLNPTGQVGLEQRNLIITATLLMLLVVVPVIVMTFLFAWKYRASNTNATYTPKWNHSTKIEIAVWTVPILIIIALGYITYKSTHELDPYRPLDSDVKPVTIEVVALDWKWLFIYPEQGIATVNKIVFPAHTPINFKVTSDAVMNSFFIPGLGGQIYAMAGMQTKLHLIADRNAEMEGISANYSGAGFTGMKFKATATTQEEFDAWVSEVKKAPKKLEQAEYAALAKQSQNNPVELYSSVTPNLFQIIVDKYEGMKPGPKLNHEKKEKEVAAMDNSHPAAGAEE, encoded by the coding sequence ATGAGTAAAAACAGGTACCCCAGATTACTAGGCCTAGTGCCGCTGCTCGGCACGTTGTTGCTGGGAGGCTGCAACATGACCTTGCTCAATCCAACGGGCCAGGTTGGCCTGGAACAGCGAAACCTGATCATCACCGCGACGCTGCTGATGCTGTTGGTCGTGGTGCCGGTCATCGTCATGACCTTCCTGTTCGCCTGGAAGTACCGCGCGTCCAACACCAACGCGACCTACACGCCGAAATGGAACCACTCCACCAAGATCGAGATCGCGGTCTGGACTGTTCCGATTCTTATCATCATCGCCCTGGGTTACATCACCTATAAGTCGACCCACGAGCTGGACCCTTATCGTCCGCTGGACTCCGACGTCAAGCCTGTGACCATCGAAGTGGTCGCGCTGGACTGGAAGTGGCTGTTCATCTACCCGGAACAAGGCATCGCGACCGTTAACAAGATCGTGTTCCCGGCGCACACCCCGATCAACTTCAAGGTGACCTCCGACGCGGTGATGAACTCGTTCTTCATCCCGGGCCTGGGCGGCCAGATCTACGCGATGGCGGGCATGCAGACCAAGCTGCACCTGATCGCCGACCGTAACGCTGAAATGGAAGGCATCTCCGCCAACTACAGCGGTGCTGGTTTCACCGGCATGAAATTCAAGGCAACCGCCACTACCCAGGAAGAGTTCGACGCCTGGGTCAGCGAAGTCAAAAAGGCACCTAAAAAGCTTGAACAAGCTGAATACGCAGCCTTGGCCAAGCAGAGCCAGAACAACCCGGTCGAGCTCTACTCCTCGGTCACGCCGAACCTGTTCCAGATCATCGTCGACAAGTACGAAGGCATGAAACCAGGTCCGAAACTGAACCACGAGAAGAAAGAGAAAGAAGTGGCCGCCATGGACAACTCGCATCCAGCTGCCGGGGCAGAGGAGTAA
- the cyoB gene encoding cytochrome o ubiquinol oxidase subunit I yields the protein MFGKLSWEAVPFHEPIVMVTIAMIALGGVALFAAITYFKKWTYLWTEWLTSVDHKKIGVMYIIVAMVMLLRGFADAIMMRTQLAMATEGSPGYLPPEHYDQIFTAHGVIMIIFMAMPFFTGLMNLAVPLQIGARDVAYPFLNSLSFWLLVSGVVLINLSLGVGEFAKTGWVAYPPLSGLQYSPGVGMDYYIWALQLSGLGTTLTGVNFLATVLKMRTPGMKLMDMPIFTWTCTWANVLIVASFPILTATLALLTLDRYMDFHIFTNELGGNPMMYVNLFWAWGHPEVYILILPAFGIFSEVISTFTGKKLFGHHSMIYASGAISILGFMVWLHHFFTMGSGASVNAFFGLATMLISIPTGVKLFNWLFTIYQGRLRFTSQVMWTLGFMVTFAIGGMTGVLLAIPGADFVLHNSLFVIAHFHNVIIGGAVFGYIAGFAFYFPKAFGFKLHEGWGKAAFWFWITGFFVAFMPLYVLGFMGMTRRLNATTNPEWVPYLYVAMFGAILIAVGIACQLIQLYVSVRDRNKPENMCEHGDPWNAHTLEWSTSSPPPFYNFAVLPKADVVDPFTEAKENGTAYQAPAKYSPIHMPNNTATGVVMGALLTVFGFAMIWHIWWLAIASLAGTVIYFAIHAARDDQGYMVPVDVIERIEAEQHKRLVAAGKIPATATRVETSLEQA from the coding sequence ATGTTTGGTAAATTAAGTTGGGAAGCGGTCCCGTTCCACGAGCCGATCGTAATGGTGACCATCGCCATGATCGCGCTCGGTGGTGTGGCGCTGTTCGCTGCAATCACCTACTTCAAGAAGTGGACCTACCTGTGGACCGAGTGGCTGACTTCGGTCGACCACAAGAAAATCGGCGTGATGTACATCATCGTCGCCATGGTCATGCTGCTGCGCGGTTTTGCCGACGCCATCATGATGCGTACCCAACTGGCCATGGCCACCGAGGGTTCGCCTGGCTACCTGCCACCTGAACACTATGACCAGATCTTCACCGCTCACGGTGTGATCATGATCATCTTCATGGCGATGCCATTCTTCACCGGCCTGATGAACCTTGCAGTGCCGCTGCAGATCGGCGCGCGTGACGTTGCCTACCCGTTCCTGAACTCCCTGAGCTTCTGGCTGCTGGTTTCCGGCGTGGTGCTGATCAACCTGTCCCTGGGCGTTGGCGAATTCGCCAAGACCGGCTGGGTTGCCTATCCGCCGCTGTCGGGCCTGCAATACAGTCCGGGCGTGGGCATGGACTACTACATCTGGGCGCTACAGCTATCGGGCCTGGGGACAACGCTGACGGGGGTCAACTTCCTGGCCACCGTGCTGAAAATGCGTACCCCTGGCATGAAACTGATGGACATGCCGATCTTCACCTGGACCTGCACCTGGGCCAACGTCCTGATCGTGGCTTCGTTCCCGATCCTGACCGCTACCCTGGCACTGCTGACGCTTGACCGTTACATGGATTTCCACATTTTCACCAACGAACTTGGTGGCAATCCGATGATGTACGTCAACCTGTTCTGGGCGTGGGGCCACCCTGAGGTGTACATCCTGATCCTGCCGGCGTTCGGTATCTTCTCCGAAGTGATCTCGACGTTCACCGGCAAGAAACTGTTCGGCCACCACTCGATGATCTACGCTTCGGGCGCGATCTCGATCCTGGGCTTCATGGTCTGGCTGCACCACTTCTTCACCATGGGTTCGGGTGCCAGCGTCAACGCCTTCTTCGGCCTGGCGACGATGCTGATTTCCATCCCGACGGGTGTGAAACTGTTCAACTGGCTGTTCACCATCTATCAGGGCCGTCTGCGCTTCACCAGCCAGGTGATGTGGACCCTGGGCTTCATGGTGACATTCGCCATCGGCGGCATGACCGGCGTACTGCTGGCCATTCCGGGTGCCGACTTCGTTCTGCACAACAGCCTGTTCGTGATCGCGCACTTCCACAACGTGATCATCGGCGGCGCGGTATTCGGCTACATCGCCGGTTTCGCCTTCTACTTCCCGAAAGCGTTCGGCTTCAAGCTGCACGAAGGCTGGGGCAAGGCAGCGTTCTGGTTCTGGATCACCGGCTTCTTCGTCGCGTTCATGCCGCTCTATGTCCTGGGCTTCATGGGCATGACCCGTCGTCTGAACGCCACCACCAACCCTGAGTGGGTGCCGTACCTGTACGTGGCCATGTTCGGTGCGATCCTGATCGCCGTGGGCATCGCCTGCCAGCTGATCCAGCTCTACGTGAGTGTGCGTGACCGCAACAAGCCAGAGAACATGTGCGAACACGGTGACCCGTGGAATGCCCATACCCTGGAATGGTCGACTTCGTCGCCACCACCGTTCTACAACTTCGCCGTACTGCCAAAAGCCGACGTGGTCGATCCGTTCACCGAAGCCAAGGAAAACGGTACTGCGTACCAGGCTCCGGCCAAGTACTCGCCGATCCACATGCCAAACAACACCGCTACCGGTGTGGTCATGGGCGCTCTGCTGACCGTGTTCGGTTTCGCGATGATCTGGCACATCTGGTGGCTGGCGATCGCCAGTCTGGCTGGCACCGTGATCTATTTCGCGATCCACGCGGCCCGTGATGATCAAGGCTATATGGTGCCGGTCGACGTGATCGAGCGCATCGAAGCCGAGCAGCACAAGCGTCTGGTTGCGGCAGGGAAAATCCCGGCCACCGCCACCCGTGTTGAAACCTCGTTGGAACAGGCTTAA
- a CDS encoding cytochrome o ubiquinol oxidase subunit III produces MSNLVTNAGHTHVDEHGHDDHHHDSGEMTVFGFWLYLMTDCILFASIFAVYAVLVNNVAGGPSGHDIFELPYVLGETALLLFSSITYGFAMLAFFRGNKKQVLGWLGMTFLFGLGFIGMEINEFHLLISEGYGPSRSGFLSGFFTLVGTHGLHVTSGLIWMAIMMYQVQKNGLTATNKTRLSCLSLFWHFLDVVWICVFTVVYLMGTM; encoded by the coding sequence ATGTCGAACTTAGTGACCAATGCTGGACACACCCATGTCGATGAACATGGGCACGATGACCATCACCACGACTCGGGCGAGATGACCGTATTCGGTTTCTGGCTCTACCTGATGACCGACTGCATTCTGTTTGCGTCGATCTTCGCGGTGTACGCGGTACTGGTTAACAACGTAGCGGGTGGCCCGTCGGGCCACGACATCTTCGAACTGCCATACGTACTGGGCGAAACCGCTCTGCTGCTGTTCAGTTCGATCACCTACGGCTTCGCCATGCTGGCGTTCTTCCGTGGCAACAAGAAGCAGGTGCTGGGCTGGTTGGGCATGACCTTCCTGTTCGGCCTGGGCTTCATCGGCATGGAGATCAACGAGTTCCACCTGCTGATCTCCGAAGGCTACGGCCCTAGCCGTTCCGGCTTCCTGTCCGGGTTCTTCACCCTGGTCGGCACCCACGGTCTGCACGTGACCAGCGGTCTGATCTGGATGGCGATCATGATGTATCAGGTGCAGAAAAACGGCCTGACGGCGACCAACAAGACCCGTCTGAGCTGCCTGAGCCTGTTCTGGCACTTCCTGGACGTGGTCTGGATCTGCGTATTCACCGTTGTTTACCTGATGGGGACTATGTAA
- the cyoD gene encoding cytochrome o ubiquinol oxidase subunit IV — protein sequence MANPAHSHNGHDEAGHGSVKSYAIGFILSVILTLIPFGLVMYPTLPKSITLMIVLAFAVIQVLVHLVYFLHLDRSQAQRNNVIAFVFAAIVIVLLVGLSLWIMFSIHTFMMAK from the coding sequence ATGGCTAACCCAGCTCATTCCCACAATGGCCACGACGAAGCCGGTCACGGCAGCGTCAAGTCCTACGCCATTGGCTTCATCCTGTCGGTGATCCTGACCCTGATTCCATTTGGTCTGGTGATGTACCCGACACTGCCGAAGTCGATCACCCTGATGATCGTCCTGGCGTTCGCCGTGATCCAGGTGCTGGTGCACCTGGTGTACTTCCTGCACCTGGACCGTTCGCAGGCGCAGCGTAACAACGTGATCGCGTTTGTTTTTGCCGCGATCGTGATTGTCCTGCTGGTTGGCCTGTCGCTGTGGATCATGTTCAGCATCCACACGTTCATGATGGCGAAGTGA